Genomic DNA from Candidatus Sulfurimonas marisnigri:
AAAGTAAAAGGCTACAAAGCCTATTTGCTTAAAAAAGCGATAACTAGTGCGTATCATTTTGGACTTCGTCTACGTATAAACAGCGGTTTTAAAAACAGAATAAAAGAAACATAGCTACACTAAAAGTTCTATAAGTTTAAAATCCTGAAAATAAAATTATGTTACAATTCTAAAAATATTTTTCAGGAAAACTAAATGAAAAAATCTCATTTTACAAACTTTATCTTTTTATCTTTTTTATTTATATTGTTTACAAACACTCTTTACGCAAAAGAGTCAGCCAAAAAAATGATTAAACATAAGCCTTATGCAAATAAAGAGTGTGCTTCATGTCATGTAGACAAAAAAGGTGAATCAGGTGAGTTAAAAGAAGATATTCCAACTCTATGTTACACTTGTCACGATAACTATGACAACAATAACTTTATTCATGGACCTGTCGGTGCCGGCGGATGTATGTTGTGTCACGACCCGCATGAATCTGAAAATCCAAAGCTTCTTGTTTACAAGACAATAAATGAACTTTGTACTACATGTCATACTGAAAAAGGCGAGATGTTGGCGACTGTGGACAACATACATCCGCCTGTAAAAGATAGTTGTATAAACTGTCATGACCCACATGCAGAAAATAACAAGTTTCAGTTAAGAGGCGACAGAACACAAGAGTTATGCCTTATGTGTCATATTGAGAAAAAAGAGAGAATAAGCAACTCTAAAAATAAACATGGTGCAATTGAGATGGGCGATAAGTGTTTAAACTGCCATGACCCACATGCAACTGGACGTCCTAGAATGCTTAAAGCGGAAACTCCAAAAGATTTATGTCTGCAGTGTCATAGCAATGAGTGGAATCGTGAAGAAGACGGAACAACTCTTATGAATATGGGAGAGCATCTTGAAAACAATCCTGATCATCATGGACCTATTTTATGGGGAGATTGTGCTGCTTGTCATAATCCTCACGGATCTGATAATTTAAGAATGCTAAAGCAACCATTTCCAGAAAAAGCAACACAAAAGTTCTCTCCTGATGGATATATTTGTTTTAAATGTCATGAGCCTAAGAAAATAGAAGAGAAATACACAACAGAATTTACAAACTTTAGAAAGGAAGAAAAAAATCTTCACTTTATACATGTAAAAGACAAAAGT
This window encodes:
- a CDS encoding cytochrome c3 family protein codes for the protein MKKSHFTNFIFLSFLFILFTNTLYAKESAKKMIKHKPYANKECASCHVDKKGESGELKEDIPTLCYTCHDNYDNNNFIHGPVGAGGCMLCHDPHESENPKLLVYKTINELCTTCHTEKGEMLATVDNIHPPVKDSCINCHDPHAENNKFQLRGDRTQELCLMCHIEKKERISNSKNKHGAIEMGDKCLNCHDPHATGRPRMLKAETPKDLCLQCHSNEWNREEDGTTLMNMGEHLENNPDHHGPILWGDCAACHNPHGSDNLRMLKQPFPEKATQKFSPDGYICFKCHEPKKIEEKYTTEFTNFRKEEKNLHFIHVKDKSITCKACHDYHGSRNLPHHLREKSSFGSAKFSLHFLEKPTGGSCNPICHQRREYDRENPKVK